The following nucleotide sequence is from Mycobacterium sp. 3519A.
CGTCGTGGTCACCAAGGACATCGTCGCGGGCGTCGTCGCGGTGCCGCACGGCTGGGGCCACAAAGGCACCGGCGGTTGGCGCGTCGCCAACGCGGCGGGCGGCGCCAACGTCAACCGGCTGATGTCGAGTGCGCCGGAGGATCTGGAGAAGCTGGCGGGGATGGCCCGGTTGACCGGCGTGCCCGTACGGGTCGATCGCGCGTAGCCGTGGCCGCCGGACGCCTTGACGGTAAGTCGACCGTGATCACCGGCGCTGCGTTGGGCATCGGCAGGGCGACCGCCGAGGCCTTCGCTAGGGAGGGCGCACGGCTGGTCCTGACCGATGTGCAGGAGCAGCCTCTGCTCGGCCTGGGCGACGAATTACGTGCCCGCGACGCACAAGTCGAGACGGTCGTCGGCGACGTCTCGGTCGAGGCGGACGCGCGTCGGATGATCGCCGCGGCGGTCGATCGATTCGGTCGCCTCGACGTGTTGGTCGCCAACGCAGGCGTCATCCCGCTTGGCGACGCGTCGGAGATGACGACTGCCGACTGGGACAACGTGATGGCCGTCGACGGCCGCGGCATGTTCCTCACCTGCAAGTTCGCGATCGAGGCGATGGCGGCGGCCGGCGGTGGCGCCATCGTCTGCCTGTCGTCGATCTCCGGTGTGGCCGGGCAGAAGCGGCAGGCCGCCTACGGGCCTGCGAAGTTCGTCGCCACGGGGCTGACCAAGCATCTGGCCGTCGAATGGGCCGACCGCGGCATCCGGGTCAATGCCGTTGCCCCTGGCACGATCCGCACCGAGCGCGTCAGGCAACTCCGCGACGAACCGGGCGGCGCTGACTATCTCGCGCAGATCGAGCGGATGCATCCGATGGGCCGCATCGGCGAACCGGCCGAGGTCGCCAACGCCGTCGTCTTCCTCGCCTCCGCCGACGCCTCCTTCATCACCGGCGCCGTGCTGCCGGTCGACGGTGGCTACCTCGCACAGTAGCCGTCAAATTCGTTGTGCGACAGCGGCTTCCACCGCACGATCAAGGAATTCCTGCGGCACCTCCTGCCATTCGGTGCGCCACCAACCGGAGCGTTGGTCGGCTTGCAGTTCGGTCAGCACCGTGGCGACGTACGGGCCGCCGTCGACGAGGTAGCGCAGCATCTGCAACTGGGCGCACTGGGCGGCGACGGCAGCGATGACGACCTTGGCTTCGTCGACGTGGCCCGCCGCGGACAAGGCCGCACCGAGCAGGCGACGCGCGCGCAGCAGCGCCTGCGGCCGGTTGGGTGACGACGTCCGGTCGACCCACTCCTGCGCCCACCGGCAGGCCCGCTCCTTCGAGTCCTGATCGTCGGCGGCCATCAACACCCGGATCGCCGACGCCTCCTCGAACTGGACGGTGATCTCGTCGATCGCATCGACCGGTTGCCTGCGGTGTTCGTAGGAGGTCGCGGGCCACGGGGCGGCATCCGGAAGCGACACCAGCCCGAGGCGGGTGCGCTCGTGTTCGGCCATCGCGCGCAACCGGGGCAGCGAAAGGGTGCGGCCGATGCGGATGGCCTCGTCGAGGCGTTGCGACGCCGCATGCCGGTCGCCCTGCAGCGCCTTGATCCTGGCGGCGATCACGTAGCGCGCGATCTTGAAGTCGACCGAGCCACCCTCGGGACCGAGCTTGTAGCCCTCTTCCAGGAGGCGGTCGGCCTCCTCGAGATCGCCTCGCTCGTAAAGCAATTCGCCCAGCGCCGAGCTCGCCAACCTGGCGGTGTAGGAATGGCTGCCGCCTGACCGCTTCGCGATCTTGAGCGCCTTGCGGAAGCAGGCTTCAGCGGTCGGGTTGTCGAGCATCAATCGGTGCGCGAGCCCCGTGTAGCAGAGGCCGTGCACCAAGTTGAAGGTGTCGCCTTTGCGTTCGGCGTACGGCGCCGCCCACGCCTGGATCCGGTTCACCTCGTCGAGGTTGTAGTGATACGCCGCGGCGAAGGTCGACACGGTGGCCGCCACCCCGACGGCGAACGGGCGCTGGCTGTCCCGGCGCGCCAGACACAATGCGATGTGCTCGTCGATACCCGCGAGCCGGTCCGAACGCAGGTCGGCGACCCCGCGTACGACGCCGGCTTCCGCGCGCAGATCCGCGATCTCCTCGTCGCCGAAGCCACACTTCGTCAGCCCGGCTTCCATCAGCTCCAGCGCCTGGTTGGCCGCCGGGATCCGGTGCAGCACGATGTTCGCCCACGCCAGCGCCAGCTGCAGCCGCGGGTCGGTGCGCACTATCGCGGCGGGCAGCTTGCCGATCAACCCGATCAACGTCGCCATTTGCGAGTTCGCCACCAGATCGATGCCGTCGTTCTCGACGAGCTGCACCGCCCGCGCGTCATCACCGGCCGCCAACGCGTGATCGACTGCCTCGCTGACCATCTGGTGCTCGGCGAACCACGTCGACGCCACGGTGTGCAACCGGGTGACCCGCGCCGGATCGTCGCGGCTCAGCCGGTGCCGCAGGAAGTCGCCGAACAGTTGGTGGTAGCGAAACCATTGATCGTCGAGCCGACGCAGGAACAGGTCGCGCTCCTCGACCTGCTCCAGCATGGCCTGGCCGTCCGGCACACCGGACAACGCCGACGCCAGGCCGCCGCAGATCCGTTCGGTGATCGAGGTGGCGAGCAGGAAGTCGAGCATCGACGGTTCGAGGGTGTCCAGCACGTTCTCCGCGAGGAACTCGCTGATCGCGTGGTGGCGGCCCGTCATTGTGCCGATCAGTTGGACCGGGTCGTCGCGGCCGCGCAGCGACAGCGTCGCCAGTTGCAGCGCGGCGACCCAGCCGTCGGTCTTCGCGGTCAGCTCCTCGACGTCGGCGCGGTCGAGATCCAGCCCGCCCAGCTCCACCAGGAAGTTCTCCGATTCGGCCACGTCGAAACGCAGTGCGGTGGCGTCGATTTCGAGCAACTCGTCCTGCATCCGCATCCTGCTCATCGGCAAACCGCTCTGGCTGCGGCTGGTCACCACGACCGACAGGTCGTCGGAGGCATAGACGAGCAGGTACAGCAGCGCCCCGATGGTCGCCGGGTCGGTGACCCGGTGCCAGTCGTCGATCACCAGGGTCATCCGGGCGCCACTCTGGTGGATCTCGTTGATCAGCGACGTCAGCACGTACCTTTCGGCTTCGTCGCCGTGCTCTTCCAGCACCTCGCCCAATTCGCTTGCCAGCGTTGGCGTTACCGTGCGAATGGCCTCGATGAGATGAGACAGGAACCAGACGACGTTGTTGTCGTCGTGGTCGACGGTCAGCCACGCCACGTCCACACCCTCGGCGGTCAGCTGCTTGGCCCACTGCGCGGCGAGCGTGCTCTTCCCGAAGCCGGTCGGGCCGTGAATCACGGTGAGCTTCTTGTGTCGCCCGGCCCGCAACGCCTCGATCAGCCGGGCGCGATGGACCAACTCCTTC
It contains:
- a CDS encoding SDR family NAD(P)-dependent oxidoreductase — protein: MAAGRLDGKSTVITGAALGIGRATAEAFAREGARLVLTDVQEQPLLGLGDELRARDAQVETVVGDVSVEADARRMIAAAVDRFGRLDVLVANAGVIPLGDASEMTTADWDNVMAVDGRGMFLTCKFAIEAMAAAGGGAIVCLSSISGVAGQKRQAAYGPAKFVATGLTKHLAVEWADRGIRVNAVAPGTIRTERVRQLRDEPGGADYLAQIERMHPMGRIGEPAEVANAVVFLASADASFITGAVLPVDGGYLAQ
- a CDS encoding serine/threonine-protein kinase, whose protein sequence is MVTNDPLPTQGDVHAGVPAELMAAGFSDPVEIGRGGFGVVYRCSQPELDRVVAVKVLTADLERDNLERFMREQVAMGKLSGHPHIVTIFQVGTTATGRPYIVMQYHPHGSLEGKIHDNGPLGWADALHLGVKVAGALETAHRRETLHRDVKPANILLTEYGEPALTDFGIARIVGGFETGDGAVMGSPAYTAPEVLLGEQPDATSDVYSLAATLFCAGTGHAVFERRKGEQMVAQFLRITRHPMPSLRDSGLPTDVCAVIEQAMSRNIEDRPPTAEAFGEQLREVQRMHGLPVDDMPVPTPAPIIRYNPARSTGTPSYPARVLTPPAPATRFQLPVSTKELVHRARLIEALRAGRHKKLTVIHGPTGFGKSTLAAQWAKQLTAEGVDVAWLTVDHDDNNVVWFLSHLIEAIRTVTPTLASELGEVLEEHGDEAERYVLTSLINEIHQSGARMTLVIDDWHRVTDPATIGALLYLLVYASDDLSVVVTSRSQSGLPMSRMRMQDELLEIDATALRFDVAESENFLVELGGLDLDRADVEELTAKTDGWVAALQLATLSLRGRDDPVQLIGTMTGRHHAISEFLAENVLDTLEPSMLDFLLATSITERICGGLASALSGVPDGQAMLEQVEERDLFLRRLDDQWFRYHQLFGDFLRHRLSRDDPARVTRLHTVASTWFAEHQMVSEAVDHALAAGDDARAVQLVENDGIDLVANSQMATLIGLIGKLPAAIVRTDPRLQLALAWANIVLHRIPAANQALELMEAGLTKCGFGDEEIADLRAEAGVVRGVADLRSDRLAGIDEHIALCLARRDSQRPFAVGVAATVSTFAAAYHYNLDEVNRIQAWAAPYAERKGDTFNLVHGLCYTGLAHRLMLDNPTAEACFRKALKIAKRSGGSHSYTARLASSALGELLYERGDLEEADRLLEEGYKLGPEGGSVDFKIARYVIAARIKALQGDRHAASQRLDEAIRIGRTLSLPRLRAMAEHERTRLGLVSLPDAAPWPATSYEHRRQPVDAIDEITVQFEEASAIRVLMAADDQDSKERACRWAQEWVDRTSSPNRPQALLRARRLLGAALSAAGHVDEAKVVIAAVAAQCAQLQMLRYLVDGGPYVATVLTELQADQRSGWWRTEWQEVPQEFLDRAVEAAVAQRI